One Astyanax mexicanus isolate ESR-SI-001 chromosome 3, AstMex3_surface, whole genome shotgun sequence genomic region harbors:
- the ccn2b gene encoding CCN family member 2b isoform X2, with amino-acid sequence MPGKTLRTACLLLLLTHMVVSEDCSQSCNCPPETPLCPFGTSLVLDGCGCCKVCARQAGEPCSLLEPCDHHKDLYCDYALLSDTENGICMAQEGQMCDLGGVIYHSGETFQPSCKHQCVCMNGEIGCVPTCASDIRLPSPDCPYPRRIQIPGKCCEEWVCDETPQEDPFQSAMAVYRTLESPEPESAGDNCIVQTTEWSECSVTCGMGVSSRVTNANERCQLERQTRVCMIRPCQVQQEKVIKKGKKCVRTPKNLQGMHFELSGCRSVRTYKPKFCGVCTDGRCCTPQTTITAEVEFRCPEGDSFKRKMMFIKTCSCHYDCPRENDIFLASNARRMFGDYENGM; translated from the exons ATGCCCGGGAAAACACTCCGCACTGCctgcctgctgctgctcctgactcACATG GTAGTGAGTGAAGACTGTTCTCAGAGCTGTAACTGCCCTCCTGAGACTCCGCTCTGCCCTTTCGGGACCAGTCTGGTGTTGGATGGCTGTGGCTGCTGCAAGGTGTGTGCCAGACAGGCAGGGGAGCCTTGCTCTCTCCTGGAGCCATGTGACCACCATAAGGACCTTTACTGTGACTATGCTTTGCTGAGCGACACAGAGAATGGAATCTGCATGG CCCAGGAAGGTCAGATGTGTGATCTGGGTGGAGTGATCTACCACAGTGGGGAGACATTTCAGCCCAGCTGCAAGCACCAGTGTGTCTGCATGAACGGAGAGATCGGCTGTGTGCCAACCTGTGCCAGCGACATCCGCCTTCCCTCTCCAGACTGCCCATACCCTCGACGCATCCAGATCCCTGGCAAGTGCTGTGAGGAGTGGGTGTGTGACGAGACGCCTCAGGAAGATCCCTTCCAGTCAGCCATGGCTG TTTATCGGACATTGGAGAGTCCAGAGCCTGAGAGTGCAGGGGACAACTGCATTGTGCAGACCACAGAGTGGAGTGAGTGTTCGGTGACCTGTGGTATGGGCGTGTCCTCCCGCGTCACCAACGCCAATGAAAGATGCCAGCTGGAGCGACAAACTCGTGTTTGCATGATCCGGCCTTGCCAAGTCCAACAAGAAAAAGTTATCAAG AAAGGCAAAAAGTGTGTGAGAACTCCAAAGAATCTGCAGGGCATGCACTTTGAGTTGTCTGGCTGTCGGAGCGTGCGGACGTACAAGCCCAAGTTCTGTGGAGTGTGTACAGATGGACGCTGCTGCACTCCGCAAACCACCATTACCGCTGAGGTAGAGTTCCGCTGCCCTGAGGGAGACtcctttaagaggaagatgatGTTTATTAAGACCTGCTCTTGCCACTATGACTGCCCACGAGAGAACGATATCTTCCTTGCTTCAAACGCACGAAGAATGTTTGGGGACTATGAAAATGGCATGTGA
- the ccn2b gene encoding CCN family member 2b isoform X1 has protein sequence MPGKTLRTACLLLLLTHMVVSEDCSQSCNCPPETPLCPFGTSLVLDGCGCCKVCARQAGEPCSLLEPCDHHKDLYCDYALLSDTENGICMAQEGQMCDLGGVIYHSGETFQPSCKHQCVCMNGEIGCVPTCASDIRLPSPDCPYPRRIQIPGKCCEEWVCDETPQEDPFQSAMAGRSLVYRTLESPEPESAGDNCIVQTTEWSECSVTCGMGVSSRVTNANERCQLERQTRVCMIRPCQVQQEKVIKKGKKCVRTPKNLQGMHFELSGCRSVRTYKPKFCGVCTDGRCCTPQTTITAEVEFRCPEGDSFKRKMMFIKTCSCHYDCPRENDIFLASNARRMFGDYENGM, from the exons ATGCCCGGGAAAACACTCCGCACTGCctgcctgctgctgctcctgactcACATG GTAGTGAGTGAAGACTGTTCTCAGAGCTGTAACTGCCCTCCTGAGACTCCGCTCTGCCCTTTCGGGACCAGTCTGGTGTTGGATGGCTGTGGCTGCTGCAAGGTGTGTGCCAGACAGGCAGGGGAGCCTTGCTCTCTCCTGGAGCCATGTGACCACCATAAGGACCTTTACTGTGACTATGCTTTGCTGAGCGACACAGAGAATGGAATCTGCATGG CCCAGGAAGGTCAGATGTGTGATCTGGGTGGAGTGATCTACCACAGTGGGGAGACATTTCAGCCCAGCTGCAAGCACCAGTGTGTCTGCATGAACGGAGAGATCGGCTGTGTGCCAACCTGTGCCAGCGACATCCGCCTTCCCTCTCCAGACTGCCCATACCCTCGACGCATCCAGATCCCTGGCAAGTGCTGTGAGGAGTGGGTGTGTGACGAGACGCCTCAGGAAGATCCCTTCCAGTCAGCCATGGCTGGTAGGTCTCTCG TTTATCGGACATTGGAGAGTCCAGAGCCTGAGAGTGCAGGGGACAACTGCATTGTGCAGACCACAGAGTGGAGTGAGTGTTCGGTGACCTGTGGTATGGGCGTGTCCTCCCGCGTCACCAACGCCAATGAAAGATGCCAGCTGGAGCGACAAACTCGTGTTTGCATGATCCGGCCTTGCCAAGTCCAACAAGAAAAAGTTATCAAG AAAGGCAAAAAGTGTGTGAGAACTCCAAAGAATCTGCAGGGCATGCACTTTGAGTTGTCTGGCTGTCGGAGCGTGCGGACGTACAAGCCCAAGTTCTGTGGAGTGTGTACAGATGGACGCTGCTGCACTCCGCAAACCACCATTACCGCTGAGGTAGAGTTCCGCTGCCCTGAGGGAGACtcctttaagaggaagatgatGTTTATTAAGACCTGCTCTTGCCACTATGACTGCCCACGAGAGAACGATATCTTCCTTGCTTCAAACGCACGAAGAATGTTTGGGGACTATGAAAATGGCATGTGA